A stretch of the Comamonas testosteroni TK102 genome encodes the following:
- a CDS encoding Bug family tripartite tricarboxylate transporter substrate binding protein — MNEKYQQAAPLGMNRRSLLVILAAATAGPMALAQSGRHVSIIVPQPAGNPSDVFARKLQGSMQRALGQTVIVENLPGAGGAIGVQRMLNLPADAMTAVMVSQTEPILTPATLASVRYKPEQMRPVGLLGRTSYVLAGRPDLPAKSLAELLSLARQADKAGNPLRFGHIGQGSMIHLMGAQWARLCGVQLSHIPYRGVPPAVQDLAGSQIDLSFVPLGGLAFDLIKTGKLRAFGSTADQSPALLPKVEPLKNQAPELRTFVHTAWGALLVPRGVPDAAIKRLHAAFDAAMGDADVQDFLRSQGTDPQAPMSLEALDKFYQSEIQIHQALSRAVGVVPE; from the coding sequence ATGAACGAAAAATATCAACAAGCCGCACCGTTGGGAATGAATCGGAGATCCCTGCTGGTGATATTGGCCGCGGCCACCGCCGGGCCTATGGCACTGGCACAGTCAGGGCGACATGTATCCATAATCGTTCCCCAGCCAGCTGGAAATCCCAGCGACGTTTTCGCACGCAAGCTTCAGGGTTCGATGCAACGCGCATTGGGTCAGACCGTCATTGTCGAGAACCTTCCTGGTGCTGGCGGTGCGATTGGCGTACAGCGCATGCTTAATTTGCCTGCCGATGCAATGACCGCAGTCATGGTCTCGCAGACCGAGCCCATTCTCACGCCAGCGACGCTGGCCAGCGTGCGTTACAAGCCAGAACAGATGCGGCCAGTGGGTCTGCTGGGCCGCACAAGCTATGTGCTGGCCGGTAGACCTGATCTGCCGGCAAAAAGTCTTGCTGAGCTGCTGTCTTTGGCACGCCAAGCGGATAAAGCGGGCAACCCGCTGAGATTCGGCCATATCGGCCAGGGGTCGATGATTCACCTGATGGGCGCACAATGGGCGCGCCTGTGCGGCGTTCAGCTGTCCCATATTCCCTACCGCGGTGTCCCGCCTGCAGTGCAGGACCTCGCAGGCTCTCAGATCGATCTGTCGTTCGTGCCGCTGGGGGGCTTGGCGTTCGATCTGATAAAGACAGGCAAGTTGCGCGCGTTCGGCAGCACGGCAGACCAGTCTCCCGCACTGCTGCCAAAGGTAGAGCCGCTCAAGAATCAAGCCCCTGAACTACGCACATTTGTGCATACCGCGTGGGGTGCACTGCTGGTGCCGCGCGGGGTTCCCGACGCCGCGATCAAGCGCCTGCATGCAGCCTTCGACGCTGCGATGGGCGACGCTGACGTCCAGGATTTCTTGCGCAGCCAAGGTACTGACCCACAAGCACCTATGAGCTTGGAAGCGCTCGACAAGTTCTATCAATCCGAGATCCAGATCCATCAGGCGCTGTCGCGCGCCGTGGGCGTGGTGCCCGAATAA
- a CDS encoding porin — MQNSAELHDLTAPMRNHAPATMLTLVATLAAAALSNVYAQGVPGPSLQFYGLIDAAVGRFEGAAAGVNARDRGTAKVDGGVMSTSHWGIRGTEDLGSGLTASFDLSAFVRNDTGAFGRNDAIPAPVNVAADPMFSRAAWIGLAHATWGRVRLGNVTSLMFINSVSSNAFGDSTVISPLNLTTMIGSPMTGGTGWANSLVYDSPVWRGVSASLAHGFSEGQGGSNNALRVAYAQGPAAVSLAMQSVKRDPLTFADGTSPNNTRTWQLAASYNFNAVKFFAHLGGIRNRGTAMQPLDISYRLWELSAAVPVGSGQLLAGWASRRTGDAVVPVPATAAGGNLVRKVLTVGYDHQLSKRTDAYLVLMRDQTRTQTTGAPSQVLEARGTSVALGVRHRF; from the coding sequence ATGCAAAACAGTGCTGAGTTGCACGACTTGACAGCGCCCATGCGCAACCATGCCCCCGCAACCATGCTGACACTGGTCGCCACGCTTGCAGCGGCGGCCCTTTCCAATGTGTATGCGCAAGGTGTACCAGGACCCAGTCTGCAGTTTTATGGCTTGATAGATGCAGCAGTTGGACGCTTCGAAGGTGCAGCAGCTGGAGTCAATGCACGCGATCGCGGTACTGCGAAAGTGGACGGCGGCGTCATGTCGACAAGCCACTGGGGTATCCGCGGCACCGAGGATTTGGGAAGCGGGCTTACTGCATCATTCGATCTGTCTGCCTTCGTACGCAACGATACGGGAGCTTTCGGGCGCAACGACGCGATTCCAGCGCCGGTCAATGTTGCTGCCGATCCGATGTTCTCCCGTGCCGCATGGATCGGTCTCGCGCATGCCACGTGGGGGCGCGTTCGCCTCGGTAACGTGACTTCGCTGATGTTCATCAACAGCGTGTCCTCCAACGCCTTTGGCGACTCCACCGTGATTAGCCCACTCAACCTCACCACCATGATCGGCAGCCCGATGACCGGCGGCACAGGCTGGGCGAATTCACTGGTCTATGACAGCCCGGTCTGGAGAGGCGTCAGCGCTTCTCTGGCCCACGGCTTCTCGGAGGGACAAGGCGGTAGCAACAATGCGCTCCGTGTGGCCTATGCACAGGGCCCTGCAGCGGTTTCTCTTGCAATGCAAAGCGTCAAACGCGACCCGCTCACGTTTGCCGATGGAACATCACCCAACAACACACGGACCTGGCAACTCGCCGCCTCCTACAACTTCAACGCCGTCAAATTCTTTGCCCATCTTGGCGGCATACGCAATCGTGGCACGGCTATGCAACCACTGGATATCTCCTATCGGCTCTGGGAGCTGAGCGCTGCCGTTCCCGTGGGTTCAGGCCAGTTGCTGGCCGGATGGGCTTCGCGCCGAACCGGTGACGCCGTGGTGCCAGTGCCCGCTACTGCCGCTGGTGGAAATCTCGTGCGCAAAGTACTGACCGTGGGCTATGACCATCAGTTGTCCAAGCGCACCGACGCCTATCTGGTGCTGATGCGTGATCAGACACGCACCCAAACGACAGGGGCTCCATCTCAGGTACTCGAAGCACGGGGAACGAGCGTCGCTTTGGGCGTGCGCCATCGGTTCTGA